One genomic region from Cyclopterus lumpus isolate fCycLum1 chromosome 20, fCycLum1.pri, whole genome shotgun sequence encodes:
- the LOC117749899 gene encoding LOW QUALITY PROTEIN: uracil nucleotide/cysteinyl leukotriene receptor (The sequence of the model RefSeq protein was modified relative to this genomic sequence to represent the inferred CDS: inserted 2 bases in 2 codons; deleted 1 base in 1 codon; substituted 1 base at 1 genomic stop codon), with product MNMSEEEMQCFCGSDSHRENILYSTFYILIFTMAEPGNASALWAFFHQERTSPFKVFLRHLSVADMSYVLILPMRIVYHLSNGHWSFRHXQLAGFLFYLNMYCSLYLIHFIGLDKFLAVVLLITSLSVRKAIMYAKIVVGILCVTVIVSMSPILFSKKNVTNNSICNKLYLHKNKSPMALASTSVTLVVPLTTXAVCYILILLKLRAMKHQEDWPVKDKAIXIIILFVMNFLFAFVPYHVNRVIYIDSHSRGMTVVSRETLGRTNRITSAHSV from the exons ATGAACAtgtcagaggaggagatgcAGTGCTTCTGTGGCAGTGACTCCCACCGAGAGAACATTCTATATTCTACATTTTACATCCTGATTTTCACCATGGCTGAGCCTGGGAATGCCTCGGCGCTGTGGGCCTTCTTTCACCAAGAACGCACGTCTCCATTTAAGGTCTTCCTGAGGCACCTATCTGTAGCAGATATGTCCTACGTTCTCATTTTACCCATGCGTATAGTTTACCACCTGTCCAACGGCCACTGGTCTTTCAGAC ATCAACTAGCAGGCTTCCTCTTTTACCTTAACATGTACTGCAGCCTTTACTTAATACATTTCATCGGCCTGGACAAATTCCTGGCTGTGGTTTTACTCATAACATCCCTGTCAGTAAGGAAGGCTATC ATGTATGCAAAGATTGTTGTTGGCATActttgtgtgacagttattgtGTCTATGAGTCCTATACTTTTCTCTAAAAAGAATGTGACCAACAACTCAATCTGCAACAAGCTGTActtacataaaaataaatctccCATGGCTTTAGCTTCCACTAGTGTGACATTGGTTGTTCCCCTCACCA TCGCGGTTTGCTACATACTGATTCTGCTGAAACTAAGGGCCATGAAGCACCAGGAGGACTGGCCAGTGAAGGACAAAGCTATATGAATAATCATCCTCTTTGTGATGAACTTCCTTTTTGCATTTGTGCCCTACCATGTGAACAGGGTAATCTACATTGACAGCCACAGTCGCGGTATGACTGTGGTGAGCAGGGAGACACTGGGTAGAACCAATCGGATCACATCTGCACACTCTGTGTGA